In one Vidua chalybeata isolate OUT-0048 chromosome 4, bVidCha1 merged haplotype, whole genome shotgun sequence genomic region, the following are encoded:
- the LOC128787484 gene encoding LOW QUALITY PROTEIN: coiled-coil domain-containing protein 42-like (The sequence of the model RefSeq protein was modified relative to this genomic sequence to represent the inferred CDS: substituted 1 base at 1 genomic stop codon) — protein sequence MPPPASEQLLLQPLAEQTVSQLGKFLSEMLEGMGERTRTSWSLEQPALSVQGDACWGGVGMPCCQMGSEMVLGVSAPSPYPGHSPTSREIQHTAKDLNSVCNLKEHSCGRELTVTEEDSQSPLIQLLKKKKEAQEMEKAMAEKDGWVQAFRERMKVIAEWRDLHAKRAQLKAHVERSGRAVWKHEELXIQALKINSKQREEKMKKDGELLRAKMELETLRKKHQKLCKKIEDISEVTSQFKLLVRTRKDLLQSQQGHKQLTGQDKVFLEQYKAQKEAEMLQYKNHFVQLKLYFYHAQSDIPLCIRNCGVGRGRSPSLALSRLADGSSFRNGVTADMTFARACPHAACSLSLQEAHWAGIQDRTSKKTRKLWTIKLVTHNLFQSTNTWLQAEWDVLECNSCRQLNMVKPSQKEEQ from the exons ATGCCTCCTCCTGCAAGtgagcagcttctcctgcagcccctggcagagCAGACTGTGTCCCAGTTGGGGAAGTTTCTCAGTGAGATGCTGGAGGGCATGGGAGAGAGAACCAGAACCAGCTGGTCCTTGGAACAACCTGCTCTCTCCGTCCAG GGGGATGCCTgctggggaggggtggggatgCCATGCTGCCAGATGGGATCTGAGATGGTGTTGGGGGTCTCTGCCCCATCACCCTACCCGGGACACAGTCCAACATCCAGAGAAATCCAACACACTGCCAAGGATCTCAACTCAGTGTGTAACCTCAAGGAACATTCCTGTGGCAGGGAACTCACAGTGACAGAGGAGGACTCCCAATCTCCACTTATTCAGCTcttgaagaagaagaaagaagcccAAGAGATGGAAAAGGCTATGGCAGAGAAAGATGGATGGGTGCAG GCCTTCAGGGAGAGGATGAAAGTCATTGCTGAGTGGAGGGACCTGCACGCCAAGAGGGCACAGCTGAAAGCCCATGTGGAGAGATCTGGAAGGGCTGTATGG AAACATGAAGAGTTATGAATCCAAGCTCTGAAGATAAACAGCaaacagagagaggagaagatGAAAAAGGATGGTGAGCTTTTGAGAGCCAAGATGGAACTGGAAaccctcagaaaaaaacaccagaaactCTGCAAAAAA ATTGAGGACATCTCAGAAGTCACTTCACAGTTCAAGTTGCTGGTGAGGACACGGAAGGACCTTCTGCAGTCACAACAGGGGCACAAACAACTGACTGGGCAAGACAAGGTGTTCCTGGAGCAGtacaaagcacagaaagaagcTGAGATGCTTCAGTACAAAAATCATTTCGTGCAGCTCAAACTATATTTTTATCATGCTCAAAGTGACATCCCCCTCTGCATAAGGAATTGTGGAGTGGGCAGGGGAAGATCGCCAAGCCTGGCTCTGTCAAGACTGGCTGATGGCTCATCCTTCAGAAATGGGGTCACAGCAGA CATGACCTTTGCCAGGGCATGTCCCCATGCTGCATGTTCTCTCTCCCTCCAGGAGGCTCACTGGGCTGGCATCCAGGACAGGACCTCCAAGAAAACCAGGAAGCTGTGGACTATAAAGCTGGTCACCCACAACCTTTTCCAGTCCACCAACACGTGGCTGCAAGCAGAGTGGGATGTGTTGGAGTGTAACAGCTGCAGACAGCTGAACATGGTAAAGCCAAGCCAGAAGGAGGAGCAGTGA